Proteins from one Microbacterium faecale genomic window:
- a CDS encoding RNA polymerase-binding protein RbpA, translating into MADRSLRGIRLGAQSLQSEEGVVFMEREDHTYLCSLCGRETVLTFAADAEAPASWECRTCGGEAILQTPKGAAEVDRSGEKAARTHWDMLLERRSEEELEQLLSERLEYIRERRGEGDDPTKDARDKRSA; encoded by the coding sequence ATGGCAGATCGCAGCCTGCGCGGAATCAGACTCGGAGCCCAGAGCCTGCAGAGCGAAGAGGGCGTCGTGTTCATGGAGCGCGAAGACCACACCTACCTCTGCAGCTTGTGCGGCCGAGAGACCGTGTTGACATTCGCCGCCGACGCTGAGGCCCCCGCTTCCTGGGAGTGCCGTACCTGCGGCGGAGAGGCCATCCTGCAGACGCCGAAGGGCGCCGCGGAGGTCGACCGCTCCGGTGAGAAGGCGGCACGTACGCACTGGGACATGCTTCTGGAGCGACGCTCCGAGGAGGAGCTCGAGCAGCTTCTGTCCGAGCGTCTCGAGTACATCCGCGAGCGACGTGGTGAGGGCGACGACCCGACCAAGGACGCGCGTGACAAGAGGAGTGCGTAA
- the ppgK gene encoding polyphosphate--glucose phosphotransferase produces MTNAPARAIGIDIGGTGMKAGVVDLAEGALVGDRVRIPTPEGALPRDVLETARQLVELLGDDARDLPIGVCFPAIVKDGITLSAANVSVEWIGLDADDLFGKALGRDIHFVNDADAAGLAEAKFGAARDQAGLTIMTTLGTGIGSAFLYNGVLVPNTELGHLQWDGESIERYASASARERGDIPWDEWSARLQKFFAHVEFLFSPDLIVVGGGVSKNPEKFLPGIETRAPIVTAVHRNNSGIIGAASLVLT; encoded by the coding sequence ATGACGAATGCACCTGCGCGCGCCATTGGGATTGATATCGGCGGCACCGGCATGAAGGCCGGGGTCGTCGATCTTGCTGAGGGGGCGTTGGTCGGCGACCGCGTCCGGATCCCGACACCCGAGGGCGCCCTGCCGCGCGACGTCCTCGAGACGGCACGGCAACTCGTCGAACTGCTCGGCGACGACGCGCGCGACCTGCCGATCGGGGTGTGCTTCCCGGCGATCGTGAAGGACGGCATCACGCTGTCGGCCGCGAACGTGTCGGTCGAGTGGATCGGGCTCGACGCCGACGACCTCTTCGGCAAGGCGCTCGGACGCGACATTCACTTCGTGAACGACGCCGATGCCGCGGGCCTCGCGGAGGCGAAGTTCGGCGCCGCCAGAGACCAGGCGGGCCTGACGATCATGACGACGCTCGGAACCGGCATCGGCTCGGCGTTCCTCTACAACGGCGTGCTCGTGCCCAACACCGAGCTCGGCCACCTGCAGTGGGACGGCGAGAGCATCGAGCGATACGCCTCGGCCTCCGCTCGCGAACGCGGCGACATCCCGTGGGATGAGTGGAGCGCGCGCCTGCAGAAGTTCTTCGCACACGTCGAGTTCCTCTTCTCTCCGGACCTGATCGTCGTCGGCGGCGGCGTATCGAAGAACCCCGAGAAGTTCTTGCCGGGCATCGAGACGCGCGCGCCGATCGTAACGGCCGTGCACCGCAACAACTCGGGCATCATCGGCGCCGCCAGCCTCGTCCTGACCTGA